One stretch of Oncorhynchus gorbuscha isolate QuinsamMale2020 ecotype Even-year linkage group LG21, OgorEven_v1.0, whole genome shotgun sequence DNA includes these proteins:
- the LOC124008688 gene encoding cytoplasmic protein NCK2-like, whose protein sequence is MTEEVIVIAKWDYSAQQEQELDIRKNERLWLLDDSKTWWRVRNASNRTGYVPSNYVERKNSLKKASLVKNIKDTLGLGKTKRKTSARDASPTPSTDAEYPSNGGGGSSAERIYDLSISALVKFAYAAEREDELTLVKGSRVIVMEKCSDGWWRGSSEGRVGWFPSNYVLEEGEEEAVSGDLSGGYPGQGAGSGGVINGTTRALHTVQTLYPFSSVTDEELNFEKGEVMEVLEKPENDPEWWRCRNARGQVGLVPKNYVVILSDDPAPGGGMGSGPHSPQINYTGPARVGKFAGKDWYYGGVTRHQAECALNERGGQGDFLVRDSESSPSDFSVSLKAMGKNKHFKVALADGVYCIGQRRFSSMDELVEHYKKAPIFTSEHGDKLYLVKPLL, encoded by the exons ATGACGGAGGAGGTGATAGTTATAGCCAAGTGGGACTACTCGGCTCAGCAGGAACAGGAACTTGACATCCGGAAAAACGAGCGGCTGTGGCTCCTGGACGACAGCAAGACGTGGTGGAGGGTGAGGAACGCCTCCAACCGGACCGGCTACGTCCCCTCGAACTATGTGGAGAGGAAAAACAGCTTAAAGAAAGCCTCGCTGGTGAAAAACATCAAAGACACACTCG gCCTGGGGAAGACGAAGAGGAAGACGAGTGCCCGCGATGCCTCGCCAACGCCCAGCACGGACGCAGAGTACCCGTCCAATGGTGGCGGAGGTAGCAGCGCCGAGCGTATCTACGACCTCAGCATCTCAGCCCTGGTCAAGTTCGCCTACGCGGCGGAGCGGGAAGACGAGCTGACACTGGTGAAGGGGTCAAGGGTCATTGTCATGGAGAAGTGTAGCGACGGCTGGTGGCGAGGGAGTTCTGAAGGTCGGGTAGGTTGGTTCCCCTCTAACTATGtcctggaggagggagaggaggaggccgTCTCGGGGGACCTAAGCGGAGGTTACCCAGGGCAGGGGGCAGGGTCGGGAGGGGTGATCAACGGGACCACCAGGGCGCTCCACACTGTCCAGACGCTGTACCCTTTCAGCTCTGTGACAGACGAGGAGCTAAACTTTGAAAAGGGCGAAGTGATGGAGGTGCTGGAGAAACCGGAGAACGACCCTGAGTGGTGGCGGTGTCGGAACGCCCGTGGACAGGTGGGCCTGGTGCCAAAGAACTATGTGGTTATACTTAGCGACGATCCGGCCCCCGGGGGTGGCATGGGCTCGGGCCCCCACTCGCCCCAGATCAACTACACAGGGCCGGCCCGCGTGGGAAAGTTTGCCGGGAAGGACTGGTACTATGGGggagtgaccaggcatcaggcaGAGTGTGCGCTCAAcgagagaggaggtcagggagaCTTCCTGGTCAGAGATAGTGAATCATCG cccagtGATTTCTCCGTGTCCCTCAAGGCAATGGGAAAGAACAAGCACTTCAAGGTAGCGCTGGCGGACGGGGTCTACTGTATCGGCCAGAGACGCTTCAGCAGCATGGACGAACTGGTGGAACATTACAAAAAAGCCCCGATCTTCACCAGCGAACATGGAGACAAACTCTACCTGGTCAAACCGCTgctgtga
- the LOC124008029 gene encoding putative protein CRIPAK gives MPCSLPLHTATQHALFPATAHRYTACPVPCNCTPLHSMPCSLHTTTQHALFPATACRYTACPVPCHCTPLHSMPCSLPLHTTTQHALFPATAHHYTACPVPCHCTPLHSMPCSLPLHTTTQHALFPATARHYTACPVPCHCTPLHSMPCSLPLHAATQHALFPAHHYTACPVPCHCTPLHSMPCSLPLHTATQHALFPATAHRYTACPLSCHCTPLHSMPCFLPLHTATQHALFPATARRYTACPVPCHCTPLHSMPCSLPLHAATQHALFPATAHHYTACPVPCHCTLLHTMPCSLHTTTQHALFPATAHRYTACPVPCHCTPLHSMPCSLPLHTATQHALFPATARRYTACPVSCHCTPLHSMPCSLPLHAATQHALFPATAHRYTACPVPCHCTPLHSMPCSLPLHAATQHALFPATTHRYTACHIHCLSLISLNMQ, from the coding sequence ATGCCCTGTTCCCTGCCACTGCACACCGCTACACAGCATGCCCTGTTCCCTGCCACTGCACACCGCTACACAGCATGCCCTGTTCCCTGCAACTGCACACCGCTACACAGCATGCCCTGTTCCCTGCACACCACTACACAGCATGCCCTGTTCCCTGCCACTGCATGCCGCTACACAGCATGCCCTGTTCCCTGCCACTGCACGCCGCTACACAGCATGCCCTGTTCCCTGCCACTGCACACCACTACACAGCATGCCCTGTTCCCTGCCACTGCACACCACTACACAGCATGCCCTGTTCCCTGCCACTGCACGCCGCTACACAGCATGCCCTGTTCCCTGCCACTGCACACCACTACACAGCATGCCCTGTTCCCTGCCACTGCACGCCACTACACAGCATGCCCTGTTCCCTGCCACTGCACACCACTACACAGCATGCCCTGTTCCCTGCCACTGCACGCTGCTACACAGCATGCCCTGTTCCCTGCACACCACTACACAGCATGCCCTGTTCCCTGCCACTGCACACCGCTACACAGCATGCCCTGTTCCCTGCCACTGCACACCGCTACACAGCATGCCCTGTTCCCTGCCACTGCACACCGCTACACAGCATGCCCTCTTTCCTGCCACTGCACGCCGCTACACAGCATGCCCTGTTTCCTGCCACTGCACACCGCTACACAGCATGCCCTGTTCCCTGCCACTGCACGCCGCTACACAGCATGCCCTGTTCCCTGCCACTGCACACCGCTACACAGCATGCCCTGTTCCCTGCCACTGCACGCCGCTACACAGCATGCCCTGTTCCCTGCCACTGCACACCACTACACAGCATGCCCTGTTCCCTGCCACTGCACGCTGCTACACACCATGCCCTGTTCCCTGCACACCACTACACAGCATGCCCTGTTCCCTGCCACTGCACACCGCTACACAGCATGCCCTGTTCCCTGCCACTGCACACCGCTACACAGCATGCCCTGTTCCCTGCCACTGCACACCGCTACACAGCATGCCCTCTTTCCTGCCACTGCACGCCGCTACACAGCATGCCCTGTTTCCTGCCACTGCACACCGCTACACAGCATGCCCTGTTCCCTGCCACTGCACGCCGCTACACAGCATGCCCTGTTCCCTGCCACTGCACACCGCTACACAGCATGCCCTGTTCCCTGCCACTGCACGCCGCTACACAGCATGCCCTGTTCCCTGCCACTGCACGCCGCTACACAGCATGCCCTGTTCCCTGCCACTACACACCGCTACACGGCATGTCAtattcactgcctctctctgatctctctcaaCATGCAGTAG
- the otos2 gene encoding otospiralin-like, producing MPRLCVSMLLWVVLLSLLSRIGAEETAGGEGKAADLGREKRSMPNWALTSSDFFGWVEALREYAGYEKIEDLSRTFWAHFPSASRLGYELSDPDEE from the exons ATGCCTCGTCTTTGTGTCTCAATGCTGCTCTGGGTCGTCCTGCTGAGTCTCCTCTCTCGAATAG GGGCTGAGGAaacagcaggaggagaaggaaaag CAGCAGATTTGGGGCGTGAGAAGCGCAGCATGCCCAACTGGGCTCTGACCTCCTCTGACTTCTTCGGCTGGGTGGAGGCTCTGCGCGAGTACGCTGGTTATGAGAAGATTGAAGACCTGTCCAGAACCTTCTGGGCACACTTCCCCTCCGCCAGCCGCCTGGGCTATGAGCTGTCCGACCCTGACGAGGAGTGA